In the Malaya genurostris strain Urasoe2022 chromosome 1, Malgen_1.1, whole genome shotgun sequence genome, one interval contains:
- the LOC131425430 gene encoding zinc finger protein 62 homolog encodes MSDDSKKRNLCLHSNATPILTRKMTENLQNCLTCRRKTENFLRILDDNNVENVEDILTKHFWFKTSEYEQRVICTSCWEKIDEFHKFYCEVQERWSGKSELLDAVVKTEQLFDEDEPQSELFTCALIKVENENKLQPVIFTSDEEDSEENYIEMNVTDNDDDYVPDAIDSEVKQEGESSENSTEESSMPIGKRRKITQKSSSSQKESIPRKRHPSSRKGMNLKQNSLVAKYVELVCDICKHRSETFSRLLLHYRRIHQIQGYVTCCDRVFQKKLSLFEHLHRHESGTGEISESQFRCDLCDAAKTFKDEEGLQLHTVIYHSKQDKIYKCDQCDKAFGSEWHLSGHKNWHQNVASLNIHCDKCNKYFNSIRTLNTHIRAHHNEATTALATSVNLVNTTNITTESTLPETIIANDQQDRTAEYILAHTPNETSVESGVPSGPPKKVLKSAEDVAKEDELIRRFCTLICEKCDYAGRNYYQLDKHYKTDHNMRGYAICCGRKFCKKRRLYEHCQRHINPDMFRCEICNKSFTESDGLEKHNKWVHTPDSEKPFKCEICDAAFYKDYLLRNHMKYHISMEQKIFKCKECDKSFGTAVLLRAHQQNIHGAASSWVCDICAKGFVHKSLLERHRLSHSPEGAASLKKQCENCKKWLKNKDTYQNHLKRCLAGGPVTCDVCGKEAVNELALASHKRFNHEERPAFACSYCGKQFKRILRLKEHEANHRGEVLYSCPYCPRTCNSSSNMYTHKKVAHPELWAAKVAERFYKQ; translated from the exons ATGTCAGATGACagcaaaaaaagaaatttgTGTTTACATTCGAATGCAACTCCAATATTAACTCGCAAAATGACCGAAAATTTGCAAAACTGTCTGACATGTCGTAGAAAAACGGAGAATTTCCTTCGAATACTGGATGATAACAATGTGGAAAATGTTGAAGATATTCTGACCAAACACTTTTGGTTTAAG ACTAGTGAATATGAGCAAAGAGTCATTTGCACTAGCTGCTGggaaaaaattgatgaatttcacAAGTTTTATTGTGAAGTTCAAGAACGTTGGAGCGGGAAGTCTGAGTTGTTAGATGCTGTTGTCAAGACTGAACAATTGTTTGATGAAGATGAACCACAAAGCGAGTTATTTACGTGTGCACTTATCAAAGTggaaaatgagaacaaattgcaACCGGTTATTTTCACTAGCGATGAGGAAGATTCCGAGgaaaattatattgaaatgaaCGTTacggataatgatgatgattatgTACCCGACGCTATCGACTCCGAG gttaAGCAGGAAGGTGAATCATCAGAAAATTCGACCGAAGAATCATCTATGCCAATTGGGAAGCGACgaaaaattactcaaaaatcATCTTCCAGCCAAAAGGAATCGATCCCGAGGAAACGACATCCTAGTTCACGAAAAGGCATGAATCTTAAGCAAAATTCATTGGTTGCAAAATATGTTgaactggtgtgtgatatttgtAAACACAGATCAGAAACGTTTTCCCGGTTATTGCTACACTATCGTCGAATACATCAGATTCAAGGATACGTAACCTGTTGTGATAGGGTATTCCAAAAAAAGTTGTCATTATTTGAGCATTTGCATCGGCACGAGTCCGGTACTGGTGAAATCAGCGAATCGCAATTTCGCTGCGATCTATGTGATGCAGCAAAAACGTTCAAGGACGAAGAAGGTTTACAGTTACATACGGTAATATATCACTCTAAGCAGGACAAGATTTACAAATGTGATCAGTGTGATAAGGCTTTTGGCAGCGAATGGCATCTATCAGGTCACAAAAACTGGCATCAGAATGTAGCCAGTTTGAATATCCACTGTGATAAATGCAATAAATA TTTCAATTCGATTCGTACACTCAATACGCACATACGGGCACATCATAACGAAGCAACGACTGCTTTGGCAACTTCGGTCAATTTAGTTAATACAACCAACATCACTACGGAATCAACACTACCAGAAACCATTATAGCAAATGATCAGCAGGATAGGACAGCAGAATACATTTTGGCACACACACCAAATGAGACCTCTGTCGAATCAGGCGTACCTTCCGGACCTCCCAAGAAGGTGTTGAAATCTGCTGAAGATGTCGCCAAAGaagatgaactgattcgaaggTTTTGTACACTTATTTGTGAAAAGTGTGATTATGCCGGCAGAAATTATTATCAACTTGATAAACACTACAAAACAGATCACAATATGCGTGGTTATGCGATTTGCTGTGGGCGTAAATTTTGTAAGAAACGACGTCTCTATGAGCATTGCCAGCGGCACATCAATCCGGACATGTTTCGCTGCGAG ATATGCAACAAATCGTTTACCGAAAGCGATGGATTGGAAAAGCACAATAAATGGGTTCACACCCCCGACTCGGAAAAGCCCTTCAAGTGTGAAATTTGCGATGCAGCTTTTTACAAGGATTATCTACTGCGAAATCACATGAAGTATCATATATCGATGGAGCAGAAAATATTCAAATGCAAGGAATGTGATAAATC CTTTGGTACAGCCGTTCTACTGCGGGCACATCAGCAAAACATTCATGGAGCGGCTTCCAGCTGGGTTTGTGATATTTGTGCCAAAGGATTCGTACATAAGTCGTTGTTGGAAAGGCACCGACTTTCCCACTCACCGGAGGGTGCGGCTAGTTTGAAAAAGCAATGCGAAAATTGCAAGAAGTGGTTGAAAAACAAAGACACCTACCAAAATCATCTGAAACGGTGTCTTGCTGGAGGTCCAGTGACATGTGATGTTTGTGGCAAAGAGGCAGTAAACGAGCTAGCACTGGCAAGTCATAAGCGGTTCAATCACGAGGAACGACCGGCATTCGCTTGCAGCTATTGTGGAAAACAATTTAAGCGGATTCTTCGGTTGAAAGAACACGAGGCGAACCATCGCGGTGAGGTGCTGTATTCGTGCCCGTACTGCCCCCGAACGTGTAATTCTAGTTCCAACATGTACACCCACAAGAAGGTAGCCCATCCAGAACTTTGGGCTGCCAAAGTGGCAGAACGGTTCTACAAGCAGTAA
- the LOC131425431 gene encoding zinc finger protein 17-like encodes MDKLSSPRRELRCRLCFREYSEIQLEDIFAKGSKLESTILSNVGVKPSRHDHSTQICINCKNIVSLIECFKEACIQSEVLLTKTCSVIKTDTWEFPNSNVFKQAKDLIDLHREEINSVIESTYKAESDPISTSDRITVKETEELYVYIKEEECEEQDEESISYLVELDEQAQIDTDENNLDNAQSEADCDSNPDANTANQTNERNKNRQEKVVCPTCGELVSQQVLEGHLNRHLGVQPFSCDFEGCDAKLYSKFALQQHRSRHKSANRYFDCNVCGKRIKGTAYWLIHRKLHTDEPRFSCDICGKRFRRKCKLKLHSTVHTGIAEFPCAFCGKFFKVKHNRTAHYKTHIKNGTHPVGLLPDYDQD; translated from the exons atggATAAATTATCTAGTCCGAGACGAGAGTTACGATGCCGGTTGTGTTTCCGGGAGTACAGTGAGATACAACTAGAAGATATATTTGCCAAAGGATCTAAACTAGAAAGCACCATTCTATCTAATGTGGGTGTAAAA CCAAGCAGACATGACCATTCTACCCAGATTTGTATCAATTGCAAAAATATTGTTTCACTGATCGAATGTTTCAAAGAAGCATGCATACAAAGTGAAGTTTTGCTTACAAAAACATGCTCTGTAATTAAAACGGATACATGGGAGTTTCCAAACAGTAACGTTTTTAAGCAAGCCAAAGATTTAATAGATTTACATAGGGAGGAAATTAATTCCGTCATCGAGAGTACCTACAAAGCCGAATCCGATCCAATTTCAACATCAGATCGGATCACTGTCAAAGAAACAGAAGAACTGTATGTGTACATCAAAGAGGAAGAATGTGAAGAACAAGACGAAGAGTCTATTTCGTATCTAGTTGAACTCGATGAGCAAGCTCAAATCGACACAGATGAGAATAATTTAGATAATGCGCAGTCCGAAGCCGACTGTGACTCGAATCCTGACGCTAACACAGCAAATCAAACAAACGAAAGAAACAAAAACAGACAAGAAAAAGTTGTATGCCCTACTTGTGGAGAATTGGTTTCCCAACAGGTATTGGAAGGACACTTGAACCGACATCTCGGTGTGCAGCCTTTTTCCTGCGATTTCGAAGGGTGTGATGCAAAACTCTATTCAAAATTTGCTCTTCAGCAACACCGAAGTAGACACAAATCTGCCAATCGATACTTCGATTGCAACGTTTGCGGTAAAAGGATCAAGGGGACAGCCTATTGGTTAATTCACCGTAAACTACACACAGACGAACCTCGCTTTTCGTGTGACATTTGCGGTAAAAGGTTCAGACGCAA ATGCAAGCTAAAACTTCACTCCACGGTACATACGGGGATCGCCGAGTTTCCTTGTGCATTCTGTGGAAAATTCTTCAAGGTGAAACATAATCGTACTGCACATTACAAAACGCacatcaaaaacggaactcatccGGTGGGTTTGCTACCCGACTACGATCAGGATTGA
- the LOC131425432 gene encoding uncharacterized protein LOC131425432 — MCKWSEFALFSFGFMLLSNYIVQTDALLKRCYQCRSRGELGSCKDPFTFNATQVEGEHGVTAVPCASGWCGKVIEGQGSFREDDYDMATQRMCVQRGPSDSEDRCAYTVYNYKKVYMCFCQGDLCNAAPRTGATPNIIILLTIVTALSCSRLLLPLRFLR; from the exons ATGTGTAAATGGTCGGAATTTGCTCTCTTCTCGTTTGGATTTATGCTACTTTCTAATTACATTGTGCAAACGGATG CTCTGTTAAAACGATGCTACCAGTGCCGATCTAGGGGAGAACTTGGAAGTTGCAAAGATCCGTTCACATTCAATGCTACGCAAGTCGAAGGTGAGCACGGAGTAACGGCTGTCCCGTGTGCTTCTGGTTGGTGCGGAAAAGTGATCGAGGGCCAAGGATCGTTCCGGGAGGATG ACTACGACATGGCCACTCAGCGAATGTGCGTTCAACGCGGTCCCTCGGATTCTGAAGATCGCTGTGCGTACACGGTTTACAACTATAAAAAAGTATACATGTGTTTCTGTCAAGGTGATCTATGCAATGCTGCACCTAGAACAGGAGCAACACCGAACATAATCATTCTTCTAACGATAGTCACCGCATTATCGTGTAGTAGATTACTGCTGCCGCTCAGATTTCTTCGATAG